TTCCATTCCGGGTGGCCTTTGATCCAGACGTAGCGGTTCCCTTACCAGTTCCAGTCACTATCTACACAGATCGCTTTAGAATATGGTATCGGGGACGTTCTTAAATCAATGGTTCCGGTGGCTAATATCTAAATCGATATTATGATAGTAATATCATTTCTGCTTCTTTCGCAAATAGCTTATAAAGTCAGAATTTCTTCCTGCAGGATCATCCTGAATTGTGATGCAATGATCAACCCAGATAGCTTTACCACCCGCTGCGCAGATCCTGTGCGGATTACACAGGTGATTGGCTGTACCGCTTGCTATCAAAGAACTGATTTCTTCGTTCAACGTATTGAGATCGTCGGGATAAACTAAATCATTTAATTTGCAAATAGAAGAAACTGTTTGCTTTCCTTCATCTTCAATCAGATTTCCGATGTTTACTGAAATGTACTGAAGTGGTCGCTGGCCTTGATCATTCCAGATCAGTATTGCGCTCGATTTGTCAGCCATTATATCGAGCTTATTATTAATGTTTCGGTTCTTTTTCTCAAGATCATGTTCATAATTCTTCTGCCGGGTTATGTCGCGGTTGCTGCCTCGGTAACCGATGAAATTGCCAAACTCATTGAAAACAGAACGACAGCTGTGAGTAATCCAGCGCACTTTGCCATCTTTGCGAATTATGCGAATCTCAAGATTATCCTCGGCGAAAAGTGTCGAAGCGTTTTGTCTGTGCTGGTTATAGAGATTTCTGTCCGCGGGATGAATGATAGATTCAAAGAGACGGCTGTCCTGTTTGAATTCAGCCGCAGTGTAACCTGTAATCTTCTGGCAGACTGGAGAGCAGTAGTAGAAACGCCCCATGGGATTTAGCCAGAATTCCCAGTCAGTTGTATTTTTAGCGATAATTTCGAACTGATGTCTGAGTATATCCAGATCCATTTCGAGTCGTCCCGCCTTTTGATGGAAATAGTCGAAATCTCTGACCAGTGAATTGAGATGGATTGCAAACAGGGAAAATTCGTCATTCTGATCCGACTTTGCCTGGCAGATAAATTCTTTACGTAAGGCATCCACGATGATTTCTGTGAAGCTTTGCAGATGATTAAGACATCGCCGGCGATAGTTTTCAGAATCAGATTCAACAGAATCCTCGTTTCCAGTAAATTGGTCTGTGATCTTGTTCAAGCTTTTGTTCATTGTATCATTGAGCTGATTCATGGTATTATCTCGATTTCTTATCCATAGTGGATTTTTTCGATTATAAATTCACAATACGGGCTGCCTTCTTTGGCACATATCGTTTCAGTGATACTGTAGTTTTCTTCATGGTAATGATTAAATGACAATTCGATTATTCGTCGTACAAAATCACACATCAGGGTGGGTGATTTGTAGCGAATAATGATTTTGTGGCGCAGATTGGCAAACAAAGCGAACTTGTCGACTTCGGTTGTACTTGAAGATACTTCCAGGGTGCGATAGAGATGAATCAGGTTGGTAATGAAGTCGAAGGCGTCATTTGATTTTTTGAAAAAAGCGCCAAAATCTTCGATGATACGATCGAAAAAATACTCTGCAAATTTCCGTTCCAGTTCGTCTTTAGCCAGTCCTGTTTCTTCTATAGCGGCAAATATGAGAGCCTGCCATTTATAATCAGGGTAAGAGGTGTCATTTTTGATAATGGCATCATTATTAAGACTGGTCATTTCACTTATTTTGTCGGTAGTTGGTTGACCGGCAGTTTGAGTGATAAATTCCATAAATCGATTGACTATCCATCCCAGCATTGAGAATGCCTCCTTGCATTCGTGTTCAATTGAATCCTGTCATTAGATGATTGGCCGGAGAAGATTTTGGATTCATAATTAGTCTCCCTTTTGTTTCTTTAAAAGGTCGGGGAAAGGGTCAAAAGCGAGGACAAAAGCCCTTTCCCCGTGTGCCTGATTATTAGAAAGACGCATGCTATGCGTTTTGAGTTACCTTAAACTTGGCGACCATCGATTTCAGATCTTCCGCCTGACGGTTGAGTTGTTCGGCAGCCGATGCTGATTGTTCAGCTCCCGAGGCAGTTTCTCGGGTTATGGCGGAGACCGCTTCGATATTTTTGGAGATCTGCTCGGCTGCGGCAGACTGCTCTTCGGAGGCAGTGGCGATTTGCTGGATCATATCCATCACCTGCTGCGACATATTGACAATTTCGGTCAAGCTGTTGCCGGCTTTGTCAGCCAGATCGCGTCCTTGTCCGACTTCGTTCATTCCGGATTCCATAGCATTGACGGCTCCCGAGGTCTCCTCCTGAATACCTTTGATCATCTCGGTGATTTCACCTGTAGCTTTTCCGGTCCGTTCGGCCAGTTTACGGACTTCATCAGCTACAACCGCGAATCCACGTCCCTGTTCTCCGGCCCGGGCGGCTTCGATAGCAGCGTTTAAAGCCAAAAGGTTGGTCTGGTCGGCTATATCGTCGATAACACCGATAATTTCGCCGATCTGGTCAGCCGATTTGGCCAGTTGACCGATCGATCCGGATGATTCCCGGACAACCTGGTCTATTCGTTGCATACCTTCGATCGTATCCGAAACCAGCCTTCCTCCACTGGTGGCGGTATCGGCGGCTGTACGGGAAGCATCGGAAGCCTCACCGGCGTTTTTGGATGATTCGACGATCGTAGCGCTCATCTCTTCGATTGCGGTTGAAATCTGCGAAACCTGTGAGGTCTGATCCTGTGCGCCGCGAGACATCTGCTCCGAGGATGAGGCGACCTCACTAGCGGCTGACACTAGCTGAGATGCGTTGTCGTTCAACACAGTAACCATTTCGGTCAGGTTATTGATCATCGTCGCGAATGAATTACCGAGCACGTCATTTTCGGATTTCGGAGTAACCGATACGGTCAGGTCGTTTTCGGCGATACTCTGGGCGGCCGCCGAGAGTTCTTTCATATAGTCAATCAGTTTCCGGAATGATTGTGCCAGAAGCCCGATCTCATCTTTGGAATTCAATTCAATTGTATGATCGACATTGCCGACTGCGATATCGTCGGCAATCTGAGAAATCTCGCTGACCGGTTTGGAGATTCCGCGGGTTATGAAATAGGCGGCGCCGATACCGATAACTATCGCCACCAGAGAAATAACGATCATCATGGTGACAGTCTTGCTGATGGCGGCATGAAGCGATTGGGCCGACTCCTGGGATTGATTGGAAAAGTGATCTTTGACATCCGCCATGATGGCCTGGGTCTGGCCCACCGATGGCTCGGTTTTCTGTTCGTAGATCTGGTTGGCTTTTTCCTGCTTTTTGACCAGGTCTGCTATCCAGACATGAATCTGGTCGTAACTGTCAGAGAACTCATTTAATGCCGGAAGAAACTCACGGCTGTACAGATTCGAGGCGGTCGTGTAATCGCCGTTTTTCTGCAATCTAACGATTCTGGCGGCCACCTCATGTAAGCGGCGGTGAGGTTCCTCGAATTTCAGCAACATTTCAGCAGCGTCCTTGTCGTCGGTTTCATATGAGTAATACCAGGAACCGAAAGGGCACTTGTGCGGATCGAGCCCGCCACTGAAGACATCCTTGAAAAGCAATGAGTTTGACAGATCCTGAGCCCATTTCAGGTGTAGAACCCACTTGTCGGCCAGAATATCGGCCAATTTAGTATCGAAGTGACGATAGTGTGCTTTTATCTCCGAGGCGGATTCATGGAGATGTCGATGAGGCTCTTCGATTTCGTCCAGGAGACGGGCAATCTCCGGATCTTCAGCGCGCAGTCTTTTTGCCTCATCACCATACAGCCATTTGCCCAGGCCGCATTTATGAGGATCGGTCTCGACAGTTACCGTGGTAACTTCCTCATCCAGAAAAGTCATTTTCAGGTTGTTTAACCATTCCAGATGATCGACTTCTTTTTCGGTGAAAAAGAGCTGATTGCCGTTGGCATCTTCGGCCTGTTTAGTGAATTTACTGATCTGGGTGAAACTGTTGTAGTTGAAGATACTCGCAATTACAAGCAGTGCCAGCACCACCCCAAAACCGATATACAGTTTTTTGCCGATTTTGAGATCTTTCCAGGACATCCTTCCTCCTTTATTGCTTTTGAGCCAAATCCGCTGTGAGGATTGTGGCCGTTTTTGCCTCGGAATTCGATTTGAAGTCCGTTATCGCTTCTTTGATTTTCTGCAGTGTTTCTGTTTGTGATGATGATATAGCAATTGATTCTATATCAGATAGAATGACCCGATAATTATGGATTTTAGAAGTGATATCAATGCGGTTGATCTCAAAGCGGGATTGGATATCATCGGGAATCGAATCCAGCGATTTAAGGATCGTACCCAGTTGAGAATAAATTGAATCGTATTCTTTGCTCTTTATGAAACCAGCTATCGGTTCATAGTTTACCGGGTCAGAAGCTTTTAATTCGAGTTTATCCAGAATTGAATCGAGATACTCGAAATAAAAATTGAGATTGTAGAGAAATCGATCACACAGCTTTTGAAGATGATCATCGATTAAGCTATTGAGCGAATCGAGATGCTGTCTGGCTCCGGACAGGCCGAGCTGAACTTCGATTTTATTCTCATTATATTCAACATGAGAGCAGAGCAACTGCTTTTCTCGCTCAGAAACTGGATCATTTTCCTTCCAACGTCCCCAGGAATCGATATTCTCTTTCAAGTCAATATGTTTCTCTTTCATTAAAACCGCCTATTGTAAGATGATTCTATAAAGATGTGTCTGTTATAGTCGACTACAATGTTAACTATTCAGTTATTGTTTACTTTCTAAATTTCACATCGGTTAACTATCTGGAAACTTTATAGTATATATGATAATAATGCAGTTATACTGCACTTTCAGTATAGCTGTACATATCTATTTAATTGATTAACAACAGGATAAATGCTACGCTGTATTTGCAGTCAGACTACAAAAAACTCATTAATGATGTAAGAGTGTCAGGAATACTGTACGGAAATTATTAGTTTAGATTTTTGTGGTGGAGGGATGATGTACTCGTTTTTTCAGATGGCAAGCTGAGGATGAATTCCGTGCCCTTTGCTGGTTTGCTGTTGACGTTTATCTGGCCGCCATGATCGATCATGATACCATAGCTTATAGAGAGCCCCAGTCCAGTGCCCTTGCCGACTTCTTTGGTAGAGAAGAATGGCAAAAAGATTCGGTCGCGGACATGGGGTTCCATACCTGCGCCGTCATCTTTAAACCTGATAATGATCTGGTTTGAAGCGGATTCTGAGGTTATATACAGGTTGCCTCCTTCAGGCATGGCATCGACCGCGTTCATTATAATATTTAAGAATACCTGCTGCATCTGATTGGGCGAGATATTTATTTTCGGCAGACTCTCCGCCAGATCGAGATTAAGTTCGATTCTTTCCCGTTTCAGGAGGGTTGCGACGATCAACAGGATCTGTCCGATAACTTCGTTTATATCACATAGTTGCCTGGTCTCATCGCGTTGACGGGAGAATGTCAGCAGATGATTGACGATGACTTTGATCCGACGGCTAACAGTCAGCATCCAGCCGGCCATCTCCTTATTGCAACTTTCAGGTGCTTCGTTGAGTTCCTGAACCATACCGTAAAGTACTGTCAGTGGATTGTTGATCTCATGAGCCACCCCTGCTGCCAGTCGACCGACATTTAGCAGGCGGTCGGCCTGGATCAACTGTTTCTGGTTCTCTAGCTCCTTGCGACGCGACTCTACCAGGGAAGAGACATCGGTAGCGGTGCAGATTATACCTTCGTCGGGCTTGTGATGATTATAATAAGAGCAGGATAATTCGCACCAGACTTCTTTGCTGGAATCATTTTTGAGCTGTACCCTGCGTGTGTAGTAACCATCCTGATTCAGATTCTTCAATAGAGCTTTCCAAAAACGTTGAAATGAATATACGTTCAAACAGATATCTCCCGTCCAGGTTCCGATCAGAGGATGATTCGGTTTCAGGGCATGACCGCAGAGATTGTACATCTCCCGATTAGCCCAGCTGATTAATCCGTTTGAGTCGAGGATACAGAGCCCGTGGGGGAGACTGCTGAGAATTCCGCGATGCAGTTGTGACAGTTTTCGGTATTCTTGTTCTTCTTGTTTGCGTTGGCTGATATCTATCGCGGTGGCGGTGACATAACAAGATTTCTCGTATTCATCGAAAATACTGCAGACGTTCATCAGAGTCGGAAATTCGCGACCATTTTTGTGTTTGTGCCAGATTTCGACCGAGTTCGCATTTTTACCTCGTATGACCTGCCTGAGATGTTCCATGACGTTGATCATCTGCGTATCTGTATGGAAGATACTAATTGGCTTGCCGGTAACTTCTTCAGGTGTATAACCGTGAATCTGGGCGAAGCAGGGATTGGAATAGATCAACTGACCTTCAATATCGAATATCGCCATACCGTAGTTTGCGGTTTCGGCTACCGTTTTGAAGCGCATCAGTTCCGCTTCCATCTGTTTTCGCGCTGTGATATTCAAATTGACCGCGACGGTGCCGAGCGGAGTACCGTCGTCATCGTAAACTAAAGTGACCGAGCAGAGAATATTGAGCTTCTTCTTTCGAGCGGTGGATTGTTTTACTTCGCCTTTAAACGAACCGGTGTCAAACAGCTCCCATTCGGCATCTTCAAGTGACTTTTCTATGAATTCAGTGTAGATGATCTCATTGACATTTTTGCCGATCACCTCTTTTTCGCTGAAACCGTAGATTCTCTCGGCCCCCTTGTTCCAGCTGATGATATTGAAATCAATATCGGTGGAGATTACCGCTTCGGAGATATGTTCGATCACCCGGGTCTGATATTTGAGCTTCTGTTCGGCAAGTTTGCGTTCGGTTATGTTCCGGCTGATCTTGCCGATTGAAGTGATTTTGCCATGTGAATTTCTTATGGGATAGATTTCTTCATTGAACCACTGAATCTGGCCCTCGATTTCGGCTCTGTTTTCGACTTGGAGCCTTTTGCCGGTTGAAACCACTTGTTTGATCTGACCGATAAGTTTATCGGCAGTCTCGGAATCGAATAGATCACGGGGTGTTTTTCCGATAAAATCGGTGTCTTTACTCTTGTTTTCCGAGCAACCGTGGAAGTAGATTATCTTTCCTTGGCAATCATGTAATATGAACAGGCTATTGGAGTTTTCGATTATGTGCTGCAGCTGCTTGGTTTGGGCTTGTAGATCTTTCCTGACGCGTTTGTCTTCGGTGATATCCAGAATCGCGCCGATCACACCTGCAATATTTCCCTCACAGTTGTAGCGGGGTGAAACCGAACAGAGCAGGGTTTTATGGATGCCGCTTTCGGTGACGATATCGAGCTCGTAGCGATTGGAGAGACCGCGTTTGCGCTTGGCGATCTGGGCATTGGTTTTTTCGAGCTGATCTTCCGGAACAAAATCGAAGAAGTTGCGTCCTATCAATTTTTCCGGTGAGTTGTATTCAAAGATATGGGCGAAAGCCGGATTGCAATAATCGATTACGTAGTTTTCATCGAGCGAACCGAGACCCTCCACGATCGTATCGAAGACTTCCTGAGAACGTTTCTCAGATCTTCTGAGACGATTCTCCATCTCTTTGATCGGAGTGATATCGATCGTCATACCTGCTAAGGCTGTTCTTGTATCGTTGGCATCGCGTACCGTGAATCCCCGACTCCAGAGCCAGCGAGTTTGACCATCCGGTTTTATAATCCGGTATTCGAAATGATCCTGATCGCCCCTGCCGTTTTGAAATTGTCGTGTCACTGAATCACGATCATCGGGATGGATGAATTCGAGTATATATTGTGTGTTTTCGTAGAGTCTCTGGGAGGGAAACCCACAGATACGGTCGAAATTAGGATCGATATAATAAAGTGTCTTAAAATCCAGCGAGATAATCCAGAAGAACTCATCCAGTTTGCTGTCGAGTTGTTCGGTGAATTGACCATCGAAATGAGTCTGTCGCCTGTTCTTTGAGAGACGGGATTTCAGGACCAGGGGCAGCGATACAGCTATTGAAAAAAGGGAAACATCTGAAGTAATACCAAATAAAAAGGGGATCTGTTCAGAGATGTGTTTAACTGCCATAAGGATCAGAATTGTGACTGATAAAACAAAAAACAGCTCACATAGAACACTTTTGTCTCCGTCGTGGGTGTTCAGGACAGTACCCCTTG
Above is a genomic segment from Candidatus Zixiibacteriota bacterium containing:
- a CDS encoding PAS domain-containing protein; the encoded protein is MNQLNDTMNKSLNKITDQFTGNEDSVESDSENYRRRCLNHLQSFTEIIVDALRKEFICQAKSDQNDEFSLFAIHLNSLVRDFDYFHQKAGRLEMDLDILRHQFEIIAKNTTDWEFWLNPMGRFYYCSPVCQKITGYTAAEFKQDSRLFESIIHPADRNLYNQHRQNASTLFAEDNLEIRIIRKDGKVRWITHSCRSVFNEFGNFIGYRGSNRDITRQKNYEHDLEKKNRNINNKLDIMADKSSAILIWNDQGQRPLQYISVNIGNLIEDEGKQTVSSICKLNDLVYPDDLNTLNEEISSLIASGTANHLCNPHRICAAGGKAIWVDHCITIQDDPAGRNSDFISYLRKKQK
- a CDS encoding HAMP domain-containing protein; protein product: MSWKDLKIGKKLYIGFGVVLALLVIASIFNYNSFTQISKFTKQAEDANGNQLFFTEKEVDHLEWLNNLKMTFLDEEVTTVTVETDPHKCGLGKWLYGDEAKRLRAEDPEIARLLDEIEEPHRHLHESASEIKAHYRHFDTKLADILADKWVLHLKWAQDLSNSLLFKDVFSGGLDPHKCPFGSWYYSYETDDKDAAEMLLKFEEPHRRLHEVAARIVRLQKNGDYTTASNLYSREFLPALNEFSDSYDQIHVWIADLVKKQEKANQIYEQKTEPSVGQTQAIMADVKDHFSNQSQESAQSLHAAISKTVTMMIVISLVAIVIGIGAAYFITRGISKPVSEISQIADDIAVGNVDHTIELNSKDEIGLLAQSFRKLIDYMKELSAAAQSIAENDLTVSVTPKSENDVLGNSFATMINNLTEMVTVLNDNASQLVSAASEVASSSEQMSRGAQDQTSQVSQISTAIEEMSATIVESSKNAGEASDASRTAADTATSGGRLVSDTIEGMQRIDQVVRESSGSIGQLAKSADQIGEIIGVIDDIADQTNLLALNAAIEAARAGEQGRGFAVVADEVRKLAERTGKATGEITEMIKGIQEETSGAVNAMESGMNEVGQGRDLADKAGNSLTEIVNMSQQVMDMIQQIATASEEQSAAAEQISKNIEAVSAITRETASGAEQSASAAEQLNRQAEDLKSMVAKFKVTQNA
- a CDS encoding PAS domain S-box protein, which encodes MAVKHISEQIPFLFGITSDVSLFSIAVSLPLVLKSRLSKNRRQTHFDGQFTEQLDSKLDEFFWIISLDFKTLYYIDPNFDRICGFPSQRLYENTQYILEFIHPDDRDSVTRQFQNGRGDQDHFEYRIIKPDGQTRWLWSRGFTVRDANDTRTALAGMTIDITPIKEMENRLRRSEKRSQEVFDTIVEGLGSLDENYVIDYCNPAFAHIFEYNSPEKLIGRNFFDFVPEDQLEKTNAQIAKRKRGLSNRYELDIVTESGIHKTLLCSVSPRYNCEGNIAGVIGAILDITEDKRVRKDLQAQTKQLQHIIENSNSLFILHDCQGKIIYFHGCSENKSKDTDFIGKTPRDLFDSETADKLIGQIKQVVSTGKRLQVENRAEIEGQIQWFNEEIYPIRNSHGKITSIGKISRNITERKLAEQKLKYQTRVIEHISEAVISTDIDFNIISWNKGAERIYGFSEKEVIGKNVNEIIYTEFIEKSLEDAEWELFDTGSFKGEVKQSTARKKKLNILCSVTLVYDDDGTPLGTVAVNLNITARKQMEAELMRFKTVAETANYGMAIFDIEGQLIYSNPCFAQIHGYTPEEVTGKPISIFHTDTQMINVMEHLRQVIRGKNANSVEIWHKHKNGREFPTLMNVCSIFDEYEKSCYVTATAIDISQRKQEEQEYRKLSQLHRGILSSLPHGLCILDSNGLISWANREMYNLCGHALKPNHPLIGTWTGDICLNVYSFQRFWKALLKNLNQDGYYTRRVQLKNDSSKEVWCELSCSYYNHHKPDEGIICTATDVSSLVESRRKELENQKQLIQADRLLNVGRLAAGVAHEINNPLTVLYGMVQELNEAPESCNKEMAGWMLTVSRRIKVIVNHLLTFSRQRDETRQLCDINEVIGQILLIVATLLKRERIELNLDLAESLPKINISPNQMQQVFLNIIMNAVDAMPEGGNLYITSESASNQIIIRFKDDGAGMEPHVRDRIFLPFFSTKEVGKGTGLGLSISYGIMIDHGGQINVNSKPAKGTEFILSLPSEKTSTSSLHHKNLN